The following proteins come from a genomic window of Limnohabitans sp. 103DPR2:
- a CDS encoding efflux RND transporter periplasmic adaptor subunit translates to MNFKSRTHLFLALIVLLSLGGGTWYWQHQRAKAAPVKDVLVKVFQASEVTQAQLQALSGRIEMSGVLIASETATLRSKTAGTLLRLNVAEGQTVQKGQILAEVDVRDLSSRTEEREAALSSAQRAYQLSLSQHKANQDLSRQGFISETALASSQANLAANLAQLKAAESAAMAHSKQVADAAITAPFAGVVARRLVNAGEKISQEQEVLQLLNPARLEFKAMVDAAASQFLKPGLKMPVQFEGVSQAVMLRLDRMGPGNDAGSRALPVYLTLEQASLPPMLRPGLMGMAQYAYALSKEGLTLPITAVQEEGGKSIVWVIQEGVLKRQTVTTGMKDSQGQRIYILDGLKTTDAVLALRFEGLKEGTKVEVKR, encoded by the coding sequence ATGAACTTCAAATCACGAACCCACTTATTTCTTGCTTTGATCGTGCTGCTGTCTTTGGGTGGCGGTACTTGGTATTGGCAGCATCAAAGGGCCAAAGCAGCGCCAGTCAAAGATGTCCTGGTGAAAGTATTCCAAGCCTCTGAGGTGACGCAAGCCCAATTGCAGGCGCTGTCTGGACGGATTGAAATGTCGGGGGTGTTGATTGCCTCTGAAACAGCCACATTGCGCAGTAAAACGGCAGGGACTTTGCTCCGTTTGAATGTTGCCGAAGGTCAAACGGTTCAAAAAGGCCAAATTCTGGCTGAAGTAGATGTACGTGACTTAAGTTCAAGAACTGAGGAGCGTGAAGCAGCACTGAGTTCGGCTCAACGGGCCTACCAGTTGAGCTTGTCGCAGCACAAAGCCAATCAAGATTTGTCACGACAAGGCTTTATTTCAGAAACGGCTTTGGCTTCTTCGCAGGCTAATTTGGCCGCTAATTTAGCGCAGTTGAAAGCAGCCGAGTCGGCCGCCATGGCACATTCAAAACAAGTTGCTGATGCTGCGATCACGGCACCTTTTGCCGGGGTTGTGGCACGTCGGTTGGTTAACGCAGGTGAAAAAATTTCGCAAGAACAAGAAGTGCTTCAATTGCTGAACCCAGCCCGCTTGGAGTTCAAGGCCATGGTTGACGCAGCTGCAAGTCAATTTCTCAAACCTGGCTTGAAGATGCCCGTTCAATTTGAAGGCGTCAGTCAGGCCGTTATGCTTCGTTTGGATCGCATGGGTCCTGGTAACGATGCAGGATCCCGCGCACTTCCTGTGTATCTCACGCTAGAGCAGGCAAGTTTGCCACCCATGCTTCGCCCGGGTTTGATGGGCATGGCGCAATACGCCTATGCATTAAGCAAAGAGGGTTTGACCTTGCCGATCACTGCCGTCCAAGAAGAAGGTGGCAAGAGCATCGTTTGGGTCATTCAAGAGGGCGTGCTCAAACGTCAGACCGTCACGACTGGTATGAAGGATTCACAAGGTCAGCGCATATACATCTTGGATGGCCTGAAAACCACTGACGCTGTGTTGGCGCTTCGATTTGAGGGCCTGAAAGAGGGCACCAAGGTTGAGGTCAAGCGCTGA
- the fabI gene encoding enoyl-ACP reductase FabI, with product MSFLAGKKILITGVLSNRSIAYGIAKACHEQGAELAFSYVGERFKDRITEFAADFGSKLIFDCDVGDDAQIDKLFKDLSQHWPQFDGFVHSIGYAPREAIAGDFIEGLSREGFKIAHDISAYSFPAMAKAALPYLRENAALLTLTYLGALKVVPNYNTMGLAKASLEASVRYLADSLGPKKIRVNGISAGPIKTLAASGIKDFGKILSAVAAASPIRRNVTIEDVGNTAAFLMSPLSAGISAEIVYVDGGFSHVVGGIGEA from the coding sequence ATGAGCTTCCTTGCTGGCAAAAAAATCCTGATCACAGGCGTTCTCTCCAACCGTTCTATCGCTTACGGCATCGCCAAAGCTTGTCATGAACAGGGTGCTGAATTGGCTTTCAGCTATGTGGGCGAGAGATTCAAGGACCGCATCACAGAATTTGCGGCTGACTTTGGCTCCAAGCTGATCTTTGACTGCGATGTGGGAGACGATGCGCAAATTGACAAATTGTTCAAAGATTTGTCGCAACACTGGCCACAATTTGACGGTTTTGTTCACAGCATCGGCTACGCCCCCAGGGAAGCCATCGCCGGCGATTTCATTGAAGGCCTCAGCCGTGAAGGCTTCAAAATTGCGCACGACATCAGTGCGTATTCATTTCCAGCCATGGCCAAGGCAGCCCTCCCATACTTGCGCGAAAACGCTGCTTTGCTCACCTTGACCTATTTGGGCGCCCTCAAAGTGGTACCAAACTACAACACCATGGGTTTGGCCAAGGCATCCTTGGAAGCCTCTGTGCGCTACTTGGCAGACTCTTTGGGACCCAAGAAAATTCGCGTCAACGGCATCAGTGCCGGACCCATCAAAACTTTGGCCGCCAGTGGCATCAAAGACTTCGGCAAAATTCTGAGTGCTGTTGCAGCCGCATCCCCCATTCGCCGCAACGTCACCATTGAGGATGTTGGCAATACAGCCGCATTTCTGATGAGTCCTTTGTCAGCAGGCATCTCTGCCGAAATTGTGTATGTCGATGGTGGTTTCAGCCATGTTGTGGGTGGTATCGGCGAAGCTTAA
- a CDS encoding efflux RND transporter permease subunit, with product MWVTRVSIARPVFAVMVMIALCVLGIFSYVKLGVEQLPDLNLPIAYVDVLYPGASPQSVEEEITKKIEEALNGIAGVKRITSRSFEGRSQTSVEFNLNANMARGMQDVRDKIAAVQAAFPKDAKTPLVLRVNNEASEPVAVIGVLSQSKTHRDVSMLAELQVVRRLQRIDGIAFIKISGNATREIRIDLNQQKLRANAVLPIDISNALKAQNQDAPIGLISNDVQDGILRMEGRSKNYLDLNATVVQQRSGLPVTVADLGNLYLREKELESLARINGQRAISIEVFKQQDANIVSTGEGIKEALAELKNQIPADVEIRTISLNSDWVKVSLVGVQRTLIEGALLTVAIVLLFLKSWRSTVITGLTLPISVISSFIAVQAFGFTLNFMTMMALSLCIGLLVDDAIVVRENIVRHLAMGKSHVQAALEGTQEIGLAVLATTFAICAVFVPMAFMDGITGRLFFPFGITVVVAVIISLLVSFTLDPMLSSVWPEPANANLDRVPVLGYLIARVDRFMAGCHASYESLVHWIFDTRKFELVPGLRLSHRALVLWGAVLSLVIAFLLTKVVGTEFIPQTDRGLIQITMRLPVGSSLPRSSEKLAQVEAAIRSVPEVETVVTVIGGSDAGFLVGRNQAAVNIVLKPKHERQRTQKQIEEVLRKLTQPISGIEVAIGLDRPIYIAVLGNDAERLAQFSKDFSEKIKSIPGIVDVDLSVKPGLTAYSVKLDALAIRELGLNASQVAQTLRAYVNGEVATNWLAGDGEQVQVVLRLPELDRQHLVQMHKLPVAYTKEGQAIELARVARIEPTANPEVIRRQNLMRREAIFASVEGRPAGDVGADVQAMMKATTPPEGIYFDLQGSTKDQQDAFSAILSAMLMAVLFIYIVLASQFNSFKQPIAIMASLPLALMGVMLSLWLTQTTLNLFSMIGMVMLMGLVTKNAILLIDFANESRRRGLSVKDALLEAGQVRMRPIMMTTFAMIFGMLPLALALNEGGELQAGMGRAIIGGVLTSTFLTLVVVPVIYSYLVKDDAT from the coding sequence ATGTGGGTTACGCGTGTATCGATTGCAAGGCCTGTCTTTGCGGTCATGGTGATGATTGCCTTGTGTGTCCTAGGCATCTTTTCTTATGTCAAGTTGGGGGTAGAACAACTGCCTGATTTGAACTTGCCGATTGCCTATGTCGATGTGCTTTACCCAGGTGCGTCGCCGCAATCGGTGGAGGAAGAAATCACTAAAAAAATTGAAGAAGCACTCAATGGCATTGCCGGTGTGAAACGCATCACATCACGCTCTTTCGAAGGTCGCAGCCAAACCAGTGTCGAATTCAATTTGAATGCCAACATGGCCCGTGGCATGCAAGATGTGCGGGACAAAATAGCAGCTGTGCAGGCCGCATTTCCAAAAGATGCCAAAACCCCCTTGGTTTTGCGCGTTAACAATGAGGCCTCAGAGCCTGTGGCGGTGATTGGGGTTTTGTCGCAATCCAAGACGCATCGCGATGTGTCGATGTTGGCGGAATTGCAAGTGGTTCGACGTTTGCAACGAATTGATGGCATTGCCTTCATCAAAATTTCTGGCAATGCCACGCGAGAAATTCGCATCGACTTGAACCAACAAAAATTGCGTGCCAATGCTGTTCTTCCCATAGACATCAGCAATGCCCTCAAAGCTCAAAATCAAGATGCACCCATTGGCTTGATATCCAATGACGTTCAGGATGGCATTTTGCGAATGGAAGGTCGGTCCAAAAATTATTTGGACTTGAACGCTACCGTGGTTCAGCAACGAAGCGGATTGCCTGTGACTGTGGCAGATCTTGGCAATCTTTACCTGCGTGAAAAAGAACTTGAATCCTTGGCGCGTATCAACGGTCAGCGTGCCATCAGCATTGAAGTGTTTAAACAGCAAGACGCCAACATTGTGAGCACAGGCGAGGGCATCAAAGAGGCCTTGGCTGAACTCAAGAATCAAATTCCCGCAGATGTTGAAATTCGCACAATCAGCTTGAACAGCGATTGGGTCAAGGTTTCATTGGTGGGCGTCCAAAGAACGCTGATTGAAGGCGCTTTGTTGACGGTGGCCATTGTGTTGCTTTTCTTGAAGTCTTGGCGAAGCACGGTGATCACAGGATTGACCCTGCCCATTTCGGTCATTTCCAGTTTCATCGCCGTTCAGGCTTTTGGATTCACACTCAACTTCATGACCATGATGGCTTTGTCACTGTGCATCGGCTTGCTGGTGGACGATGCCATTGTGGTGCGTGAAAACATTGTGCGGCATTTGGCCATGGGCAAATCGCATGTCCAAGCGGCTCTGGAAGGCACTCAAGAAATTGGCTTGGCCGTTTTGGCGACGACCTTTGCGATTTGTGCTGTATTTGTGCCGATGGCTTTCATGGATGGCATCACAGGTCGCTTGTTTTTCCCATTCGGAATCACGGTGGTTGTCGCAGTGATCATCTCTTTGTTGGTCAGTTTTACCTTGGATCCGATGTTGTCCAGTGTTTGGCCAGAGCCCGCCAATGCCAATTTGGACCGGGTGCCCGTGCTCGGCTATTTGATTGCGAGGGTCGATCGTTTCATGGCAGGATGCCACGCATCTTACGAGTCTTTGGTTCACTGGATTTTTGACACTCGCAAGTTTGAACTCGTTCCAGGGTTGAGGCTGTCGCATCGTGCGTTGGTGCTTTGGGGTGCGGTATTGAGCTTGGTGATTGCATTTTTACTGACCAAAGTGGTTGGAACAGAATTCATTCCACAGACAGACCGTGGACTGATTCAAATCACCATGCGCTTGCCGGTGGGGTCTAGCTTGCCACGCAGTAGCGAAAAGTTGGCCCAAGTTGAGGCGGCCATTCGATCTGTGCCTGAAGTTGAAACGGTGGTGACCGTGATTGGTGGCAGTGATGCTGGATTTTTGGTGGGTCGAAATCAGGCGGCCGTCAACATTGTCTTAAAACCCAAACATGAACGGCAACGCACGCAAAAGCAAATTGAAGAAGTTCTTCGGAAGTTGACGCAGCCCATCTCAGGCATTGAAGTGGCCATTGGCTTGGACAGGCCGATCTACATTGCGGTGTTGGGCAACGATGCCGAACGTTTGGCGCAATTCAGCAAAGACTTTTCTGAAAAGATCAAAAGCATTCCAGGCATTGTGGACGTGGACCTTTCCGTCAAGCCTGGACTGACAGCCTACAGCGTCAAACTGGATGCATTGGCCATTCGTGAACTGGGCTTGAACGCTTCGCAAGTGGCGCAGACGCTGAGAGCCTATGTCAATGGTGAAGTTGCCACAAACTGGCTGGCAGGTGATGGTGAGCAGGTTCAGGTGGTCTTACGTTTGCCTGAACTCGATCGTCAGCATTTGGTGCAAATGCACAAATTGCCCGTTGCGTATACCAAAGAAGGCCAAGCCATTGAATTGGCCAGAGTGGCGCGCATTGAACCCACAGCCAACCCAGAAGTGATCAGGCGCCAAAACTTGATGCGCCGCGAAGCCATTTTTGCAAGTGTTGAAGGCCGTCCAGCTGGTGATGTAGGCGCTGATGTTCAAGCCATGATGAAAGCCACTACACCGCCGGAAGGCATTTACTTTGATTTGCAAGGATCGACCAAAGATCAGCAAGATGCATTCTCGGCCATCTTGAGTGCCATGTTGATGGCCGTGCTTTTCATTTACATTGTGTTGGCCAGTCAATTCAACAGTTTCAAACAGCCGATTGCCATCATGGCATCGCTGCCTTTGGCCTTGATGGGCGTGATGCTTTCTTTGTGGCTCACTCAAACAACATTGAACTTGTTCTCCATGATTGGCATGGTGATGCTGATGGGCTTGGTGACCAAAAACGCCATTTTGTTGATCGACTTTGCCAATGAATCGCGCAGGCGTGGCCTTTCAGTGAAAGATGCATTGCTTGAAGCTGGACAGGTTCGCATGCGACCCATCATGATGACCACCTTTGCAATGATATTTGGCATGCTGCCCTTGGCCTTGGCGCTGAACGAAGGCGGTGAATTACAAGCAGGCATGGGACGCGCCATCATTGGTGGTGTATTGACGTCTACTTTTTTAACCTTGGTGGTGGTGCCCGTGATTTACTCTTACCTTGTCAAAGACGATGCGACTTAA
- a CDS encoding TonB-dependent receptor plug domain-containing protein has product MTAGVSPMAFAQQSGLAEVTITGSNLKRADKEGTSPIQTISAQEIQQSGATSVLQLLKAVPSMGVGGYNDTPDQNGFSRGVATASLRALGSTSTLILLNGRRMTPSAYANPNNGQSTLYDLNSIPVSAIERIEIFKDGASAVYGSDAMAGVINFITKTGFVGGEISTSIGANDNQEFGRRNVNGTVGMGNYKADGKSLMLSFDLSSQNKTTVRDGSFDIRASEYAAMNNRLIPYYSYATDQPFFFKERALNSKSFFTTGNATSPNILNKLNCDPSKQLVGSAAYGIASSSFLFGRTFCNYDGDAFTDVQTEGEDFSLLGIGKFRINENLSAFSEFAFNDTRRTYRAPARTISGTSPTTNFLVGGIAEPFQAILPIGHPDNPFTDARSAVVYRFENLKTGNDLLNQNVRLLGGLKGVQGAWDWESAVLWNQSRREETAYGFLYLPTLRKLITDKRSLASLAADPTITKDLTNVGIAEIAQWDAKATTELGQLAGGKIGLAVGVEARQERLSIDPDPANARGDILGLSTTAIQSKRDVVSSFFEVRTPFSKTFEMDFAGRFDKYPSFKTNFVPKVGAKWIANEGLAFRGTYSEGFRAPALSQVASGGAQFFLNGTVDPIRCPDGVTPVAGAEQADCSKSVSGVGGSNPDLKPEKSKGFSLGMIYSPTKDIDVLIDTYKVRQENEVALGSATYLLEHPDRFPADAITRDTNPLNQLKDANGNPIPGTGPLIAVKTPWVNQGATEITGIDLELKSRNNLGEYGRLTSSFKMTHLMSYMRAEAPGDFMRNAVGTAGGLNDWATSVGAIPRNRFTLSTALEQGSHIFLAAMKMTTSISMMRRYDGATEYPVAYCHYGSGQPKTATSLGGVALYNTYYPDCKVPSWKTFDVGYMYNGIKNLQLGLNISNVFDKPAPYYPGSNTSTTVQQGYSSSLYNNTGRYSRLTAKYIFN; this is encoded by the coding sequence ATGACTGCTGGTGTTTCGCCCATGGCATTCGCCCAGCAATCGGGTCTTGCGGAAGTCACCATCACTGGCTCGAACTTGAAGCGTGCTGATAAAGAGGGAACATCTCCCATTCAAACAATCTCTGCCCAAGAGATTCAGCAATCGGGTGCCACCAGTGTTTTGCAATTGTTGAAGGCAGTCCCTTCAATGGGCGTGGGTGGTTACAACGACACACCGGATCAAAATGGTTTCTCACGTGGCGTGGCCACCGCATCTCTGCGTGCTTTGGGTTCTACCTCTACATTGATTTTGCTGAATGGCCGTCGCATGACGCCCTCCGCGTATGCCAATCCCAACAATGGTCAATCGACCTTGTATGACTTGAACAGCATCCCAGTCTCTGCCATCGAGCGCATTGAGATTTTCAAGGACGGTGCTTCAGCCGTTTATGGCTCTGATGCCATGGCGGGTGTGATCAACTTCATCACCAAAACCGGTTTTGTGGGTGGCGAAATTTCAACCAGCATTGGTGCCAATGACAACCAAGAATTTGGTCGTCGTAATGTCAATGGCACTGTAGGCATGGGCAATTACAAAGCAGATGGCAAAAGCCTGATGTTGTCATTCGATTTGTCTTCTCAAAACAAGACAACGGTGCGTGATGGCTCATTTGACATCCGTGCCTCTGAATACGCAGCAATGAACAACCGTTTGATCCCGTATTACAGCTACGCAACAGATCAGCCTTTTTTCTTCAAAGAGCGTGCACTCAATTCCAAATCGTTCTTCACGACTGGAAATGCGACTTCGCCCAACATCTTGAACAAACTGAACTGTGATCCATCCAAGCAATTGGTGGGCAGTGCCGCATACGGTATTGCTTCGTCCAGTTTCTTGTTTGGCCGAACATTCTGTAACTACGATGGCGATGCATTTACCGATGTGCAAACCGAGGGCGAAGATTTCAGCTTGCTAGGAATCGGCAAGTTCAGAATCAATGAAAATTTGTCTGCATTCAGTGAATTTGCTTTCAATGACACACGTCGCACATATCGCGCTCCTGCACGAACCATTAGCGGTACATCGCCAACCACCAACTTCTTAGTTGGTGGTATTGCAGAGCCTTTCCAAGCGATTTTACCAATTGGCCATCCAGACAATCCTTTCACAGATGCACGTTCAGCCGTCGTTTATCGATTTGAAAATCTTAAAACAGGTAACGACTTACTGAATCAAAACGTCCGCTTATTGGGCGGCTTGAAGGGCGTTCAAGGTGCATGGGATTGGGAGAGCGCAGTACTCTGGAACCAATCTCGCCGTGAAGAAACAGCCTACGGCTTCTTGTACTTGCCAACATTGCGCAAGCTGATCACTGACAAGCGCTCGTTAGCATCTTTGGCGGCAGATCCCACCATCACCAAAGATTTGACCAATGTCGGCATTGCTGAAATTGCTCAATGGGATGCAAAAGCTACGACTGAGCTTGGCCAGTTGGCGGGTGGCAAAATTGGTTTGGCTGTTGGCGTTGAAGCTCGCCAAGAGCGGCTTTCCATCGATCCAGATCCCGCCAATGCTCGCGGGGATATTTTGGGGCTTTCTACAACTGCCATTCAAAGTAAACGCGATGTCGTCTCTTCCTTCTTCGAAGTGCGTACGCCGTTCTCAAAAACCTTTGAAATGGACTTTGCCGGTCGTTTTGACAAATATCCAAGTTTCAAAACAAATTTTGTGCCTAAAGTTGGCGCCAAGTGGATTGCCAATGAGGGCTTAGCCTTCCGGGGTACTTACTCAGAAGGCTTCCGTGCGCCCGCCCTGTCTCAGGTAGCTTCTGGTGGTGCACAATTCTTCTTGAATGGTACAGTTGATCCTATTCGTTGTCCTGATGGCGTAACACCCGTTGCTGGTGCAGAACAAGCTGATTGTTCCAAGAGCGTCTCTGGTGTGGGCGGTTCCAACCCAGATCTGAAACCAGAGAAATCAAAAGGCTTCTCATTGGGCATGATCTATTCGCCTACAAAAGACATCGATGTATTGATCGATACCTACAAGGTTCGTCAAGAGAACGAAGTGGCCTTGGGCAGCGCAACCTACCTGCTTGAGCACCCCGATCGTTTCCCCGCAGACGCCATCACACGCGACACCAATCCGTTGAACCAATTGAAGGATGCCAATGGCAATCCTATTCCTGGTACAGGTCCTTTGATTGCTGTCAAAACACCTTGGGTTAACCAAGGTGCCACAGAGATCACGGGTATTGACCTGGAATTGAAGTCACGCAACAACTTGGGTGAGTATGGTCGTTTGACTTCATCATTCAAAATGACGCACTTGATGTCTTACATGCGTGCCGAAGCGCCTGGCGACTTCATGCGCAATGCCGTAGGCACTGCTGGTGGTTTGAATGACTGGGCAACTTCTGTTGGCGCCATTCCACGCAATCGTTTCACTTTGTCGACAGCTTTAGAGCAAGGCTCACACATCTTCTTGGCCGCCATGAAAATGACCACGTCTATTTCCATGATGCGTCGTTATGACGGTGCCACTGAGTACCCTGTTGCTTATTGCCACTATGGTTCAGGTCAGCCCAAAACAGCGACATCTTTGGGTGGCGTTGCTTTGTACAACACCTACTACCCTGACTGCAAAGTGCCTTCATGGAAAACCTTTGACGTGGGGTACATGTACAACGGCATCAAAAACCTGCAATTGGGCTTGAACATTTCCAACGTGTTTGACAAGCCAGCGCCTTACTATCCTGGCTCCAACACCAGCACCACGGTGCAACAGGGGTATTCTTCTAGTTTGTACAACAACACAGGTCGCTACTCGCGCTTGACTGCCAAGTACATCTTTAACTAA
- a CDS encoding TonB-dependent receptor, protein MPNFKVSPIHLGVIALIGFSSLNAVAQQKVEEVFVTGSAIRRIVSDEALPIQVVTKEEIKSFGVSNTEELMKFMPIAQSMGGTHSSLDGAGGVSNYGQATISLRGIGDQYTLVLVNGRPANGNLNLIPLAAIERIEILQDGASSTYGSDAIAGVVNFIMTNNFQGVEVSANVGTPTRPGGGQRKTFGVTVGKGNYATDGFNITGSFSAETEKELYAGDRDFAKTGNVFPYLVGAATGQGNIEGGWIPGVGKASTFKGSTWYGNPLAASGNCADISMFLYPSLSGGKAPYCLYDSAKDVRLVPEREALSVSFSGKYKLNNSVQLFGDAIISQTDLTSRYQPSPVRYSFLTTDSLFAAQKIDPALLISPSNPNYKIAADYLTKQGFGSLVGQSLAITSRVFDFGPRTNTNNLNDSRFVAGARGDLNGHAWESAVYSMTSKVDSGVADGYFSQVKFAQIVNSRNDWNPWAPASAQTDAFKQAVQAAKYTGSTIGINTKTVGGDAKITGPAFNAPGGEAMYAAGVQYQKYELERNPDSALASGDIAGLGGAQLALTKDRSNTAAFGELSIPVSKTLELNTSARHDNYSDFGGADTYKANARWKASNIAVVRASMGTGFRAPSLTSLWTPQTTGTSAQFTDPKFPNMPNQQVQEVSGGNPNLQPEKSKQKSIGLVLTPVKNLTIGIDAWNIEIDGKITSASAQETVSRFRSGDAAYAGLVTLNPSTGMVDQVKSVFANIGSASYSGIDLNAAYKMNLESGTLGLSMYGTYMNKADETSPSGTISRKVGTMVESNGDPVIGADSGGVIVKWKHLLTVSYETGPWRYTLGQNFYTGYRTGDRMLDGEPNYVPNQTTYNAQVSYSGVKNLKLTLGVKNLLDKNPPIYVPASNQFASGYDISMYDPRARFVYLSANYKFN, encoded by the coding sequence ATGCCAAATTTTAAAGTCAGTCCGATACACCTTGGCGTCATTGCATTGATTGGATTTTCAAGCTTAAATGCAGTTGCTCAGCAAAAGGTAGAAGAAGTATTCGTTACTGGATCAGCTATCCGTCGAATTGTTTCAGACGAAGCTTTGCCAATTCAAGTTGTCACCAAAGAAGAAATCAAGTCTTTTGGTGTGAGCAACACCGAGGAGTTGATGAAGTTTATGCCTATTGCCCAATCAATGGGAGGTACGCATAGCTCACTTGATGGCGCTGGCGGTGTTTCTAATTATGGTCAAGCAACAATTTCACTCAGGGGAATTGGAGACCAATACACACTTGTTTTGGTAAATGGACGCCCAGCAAATGGCAACCTGAACCTGATACCTTTGGCAGCTATCGAAAGAATTGAAATTCTTCAAGACGGCGCATCAAGCACCTATGGGTCGGATGCGATTGCAGGTGTTGTCAATTTCATCATGACTAACAATTTCCAAGGCGTGGAAGTTTCTGCGAACGTTGGCACCCCAACTCGACCTGGTGGTGGTCAAAGGAAAACATTTGGCGTGACGGTTGGCAAGGGAAATTACGCTACTGACGGCTTTAACATTACGGGTTCTTTCTCAGCTGAGACTGAAAAAGAGCTTTATGCTGGAGACCGTGATTTTGCAAAAACTGGAAATGTATTTCCCTACCTAGTAGGCGCCGCAACTGGACAAGGCAACATCGAAGGCGGCTGGATTCCTGGCGTTGGAAAAGCATCGACTTTTAAAGGTTCTACTTGGTACGGAAACCCCTTGGCAGCAAGTGGTAACTGTGCGGACATTTCCATGTTCTTATATCCAAGCCTTTCCGGAGGTAAAGCGCCCTATTGTCTCTACGACAGTGCAAAGGATGTGAGATTGGTCCCAGAACGTGAAGCACTCAGCGTTTCTTTCTCCGGGAAATACAAGTTAAATAATTCTGTTCAGTTGTTCGGTGACGCAATCATTTCGCAAACTGATTTGACTTCTCGCTATCAACCGAGCCCTGTCAGATATTCTTTCCTGACAACTGATAGCCTATTTGCGGCTCAAAAAATTGATCCGGCGCTATTGATCAGCCCATCCAATCCCAATTACAAAATAGCAGCAGATTACTTAACCAAACAAGGATTCGGCTCACTGGTTGGTCAATCGTTGGCGATTACATCTCGCGTATTCGACTTTGGGCCACGAACAAATACCAACAATTTGAATGATTCTCGATTTGTTGCCGGTGCTAGAGGTGATCTGAATGGGCATGCATGGGAAAGTGCCGTCTATTCAATGACTTCCAAAGTTGACTCTGGCGTAGCTGATGGCTATTTTTCACAAGTCAAGTTTGCTCAAATCGTCAATTCGCGTAATGACTGGAATCCTTGGGCTCCAGCTTCTGCACAAACCGACGCTTTTAAGCAAGCAGTCCAAGCTGCAAAATATACAGGTTCGACCATTGGCATCAACACCAAAACAGTTGGTGGAGATGCAAAGATAACGGGACCAGCATTTAATGCACCAGGCGGTGAAGCCATGTATGCAGCAGGCGTTCAGTATCAAAAATACGAACTTGAACGCAATCCTGACTCAGCACTCGCTTCAGGCGATATTGCTGGATTGGGTGGTGCCCAACTGGCTTTGACCAAAGATCGATCCAACACTGCTGCATTTGGCGAACTCTCAATTCCTGTTAGCAAAACACTGGAATTGAATACGTCTGCGCGCCACGATAACTACAGCGACTTTGGTGGTGCAGATACATACAAAGCAAATGCACGCTGGAAAGCAAGCAACATTGCCGTCGTTCGCGCGTCAATGGGCACTGGTTTCAGAGCTCCATCACTTACCAGTTTGTGGACTCCGCAGACTACTGGAACATCGGCACAGTTTACGGATCCAAAATTCCCAAACATGCCGAATCAACAGGTTCAAGAAGTCAGTGGTGGCAACCCGAATCTTCAACCAGAAAAATCTAAGCAAAAATCAATTGGTTTGGTACTAACGCCTGTTAAGAATCTAACAATTGGTATTGATGCTTGGAACATTGAGATCGATGGAAAAATTACCAGTGCATCCGCACAAGAAACTGTTTCTCGCTTCCGATCTGGTGACGCAGCTTACGCGGGGTTAGTAACCCTGAACCCATCAACTGGAATGGTTGATCAAGTTAAGAGTGTTTTTGCAAACATTGGATCCGCATCATATTCAGGCATTGATTTGAATGCTGCTTATAAGATGAATTTGGAATCAGGGACTCTTGGGCTTTCAATGTATGGCACATACATGAACAAAGCTGACGAAACGTCACCAAGTGGAACAATTTCAAGAAAAGTTGGAACCATGGTTGAGTCCAATGGCGATCCTGTCATTGGCGCTGATAGCGGTGGCGTCATTGTTAAGTGGAAACATTTGCTCACAGTTTCGTACGAAACAGGCCCATGGCGCTATACCCTCGGTCAAAACTTTTATACTGGTTACAGGACTGGTGACAGAATGTTGGACGGAGAACCTAACTATGTTCCAAATCAAACAACCTATAACGCTCAAGTTTCTTACAGCGGTGTAAAAAACCTCAAACTGACTTTGGGTGTGAAGAACTTGCTTGACAAGAACCCTCCAATTTATGTGCCTGCATCGAATCAATTCGCATCAGGCTATGACATCTCTATGTATGATCCCCGTGCACGATTCGTGTACTTGTCAGCCAACTATAAATTTAATTAA